One window of the Glycocaulis alkaliphilus genome contains the following:
- a CDS encoding ParB/RepB/Spo0J family partition protein, whose product MTKSQKITLSASRDIPFNKLVLSQSNVRRVKAGVSIDELAEDIARRTLLSSITVRPVLDEDGAETGMFEIPAGGRRYRALELLVKQKRLNRTAPVPCIVRTDGLAEEDSLAENVQRAPLHPLDQFRAFQAMREKGKSEEEIAAAFFVSANVVKQRLKLAAIAPSLLHAYAEEELTLDQLMAFTVNPDHERQEQVWESIKRTYAKQPYEIRRMLTEGAVRASDRRAQFVGLDAYEVAGGAILRDLFQSDDGGWLHDAGLLAKLVDEKLETHAEAIRAEGWKWIEIGTDFPYGHTYGLRRIIGETEPMSEDEIANFHALKAEYDQLEDDYADAEEFPEDIDTRLGEIETAMEALQERPVRFEPDEIAVAGVFVSIGHDGRLRVERGYVRPEDEPSVESDGQDEVDGIDASDEEDVDDATPPDASDEAEEEDDGLKPLSDRLVMELTAHRTLALRDALANDPQTAFLAALHAMALRLFYHYPLDSCVEITPHSAGFGAQAPGLGDTAYALSIDDRTTSWLGALPKAPEDLWEALVGFDNDSREALFAHCVAMTVNAVQEPYNRRPRALAHADVLAATLGLDMAATGWAPTGESYLARVTKARILEAVREAKGENASDRIAGLKKPDMVAAAEELLEGTGWLPEVLRMPALPDSEAQSADNGGEPAMGDYAVITDDEPVTGNAFATAAE is encoded by the coding sequence ATGACCAAGTCTCAGAAAATCACCCTCAGCGCCTCGCGCGACATCCCCTTCAACAAGCTGGTGCTCAGCCAGTCCAATGTCCGCCGCGTCAAGGCCGGCGTCTCGATCGACGAGCTCGCCGAAGACATCGCCCGGCGCACGCTTCTGTCCTCGATCACCGTCCGGCCGGTGCTGGATGAGGACGGCGCTGAAACCGGCATGTTCGAGATCCCGGCCGGCGGACGCCGCTACCGGGCGCTCGAACTGCTGGTCAAGCAGAAGCGTCTGAACCGCACGGCGCCCGTGCCCTGCATCGTGCGCACGGACGGCCTCGCCGAAGAAGACAGTCTCGCCGAGAATGTTCAGCGTGCGCCGCTTCATCCGCTCGACCAGTTCCGCGCCTTCCAGGCGATGCGCGAGAAAGGCAAGAGCGAGGAAGAGATCGCGGCGGCCTTCTTCGTCTCGGCGAACGTCGTCAAGCAGCGGCTCAAGCTCGCCGCTATCGCGCCATCGCTTCTCCACGCCTATGCCGAGGAGGAACTGACCCTCGACCAACTCATGGCCTTCACGGTCAATCCCGACCATGAGCGCCAGGAACAGGTCTGGGAGTCGATCAAACGGACTTATGCGAAACAGCCCTATGAAATCCGCCGCATGCTGACCGAAGGCGCCGTGCGCGCCTCCGACCGGCGGGCGCAGTTCGTCGGGCTCGACGCCTATGAGGTGGCCGGCGGCGCCATCCTTCGCGATCTCTTCCAATCCGACGACGGCGGATGGCTCCATGACGCTGGCCTGCTTGCGAAACTCGTCGATGAAAAGCTCGAAACCCATGCGGAAGCGATCCGCGCCGAGGGCTGGAAATGGATCGAGATCGGCACGGACTTTCCCTACGGCCATACCTACGGTCTGCGCCGGATCATCGGCGAGACCGAGCCGATGAGCGAGGACGAGATCGCGAACTTCCACGCACTGAAAGCCGAATACGATCAGCTTGAGGACGATTACGCCGACGCCGAGGAGTTCCCGGAAGATATCGACACCCGGCTCGGCGAGATCGAAACGGCGATGGAAGCCTTGCAGGAGCGTCCCGTCCGCTTCGAGCCGGATGAAATCGCCGTGGCCGGCGTCTTCGTCAGCATCGGCCATGACGGCCGCCTGCGTGTCGAGCGCGGCTATGTCCGCCCCGAGGATGAACCTTCCGTCGAATCCGACGGACAGGACGAGGTCGATGGGATCGACGCGTCTGACGAGGAGGACGTCGACGACGCTACGCCCCCTGATGCCAGCGACGAGGCGGAAGAGGAAGACGATGGCCTGAAGCCTCTCTCCGACCGCCTCGTCATGGAATTGACGGCGCATCGCACGCTCGCTCTGCGCGACGCGCTTGCCAACGATCCGCAGACGGCGTTCCTCGCCGCCTTGCACGCGATGGCGCTGCGGCTCTTCTACCACTATCCGCTGGATAGCTGCGTCGAGATCACCCCGCACAGCGCCGGTTTCGGCGCCCAGGCGCCGGGCCTTGGCGACACGGCTTACGCGCTCAGCATCGACGATCGCACGACGAGCTGGCTAGGGGCGCTGCCGAAAGCGCCTGAGGATCTGTGGGAGGCGCTGGTCGGGTTCGACAACGATAGCCGCGAGGCGCTGTTCGCGCATTGCGTCGCCATGACCGTCAACGCCGTCCAGGAACCGTACAACCGCCGTCCGCGGGCGCTCGCCCATGCCGATGTGCTGGCGGCGACGCTCGGGCTCGACATGGCGGCGACGGGCTGGGCGCCGACGGGCGAGAGCTATCTCGCTCGCGTCACCAAGGCCCGCATTCTGGAGGCCGTGCGCGAAGCGAAGGGCGAGAATGCATCCGACCGCATCGCCGGCCTCAAGAAACCGGACATGGTCGCGGCTGCCGAAGAGCTTCTCGAAGGAACCGGTTGGTTGCCCGAAGTGCTGCGCATGCCGGCTCTTCCCGACAGCGAAGCGCAATCGGCGGATAACGGCGGCGAACCGGCCATGGGCGATTACGCCGTCATCACCGATGATGAACCTGTCACCGGCAACGCCTTCGCCACTGCGGCCGAGTGA
- a CDS encoding DUF7146 domain-containing protein, translating into MNSAASEIARRLGREAEAVCRHYLSNGRKQGRYWIVGDIENTPGRSLYVRLTGPAHGPGAAGKWADAATGEHGDLLDLIAAAHHLQSFGETLDEARRFLSLPRPEPPQRERQSAPTGSPEAARRLFAMGRPVGGTLAERYLRRRGLSGLGDAPALRFHPCCYYWREGQPKDTPPETWPALLAKVTDVNGNLTGVHRTWLDPATARKAPLDPSRKAMGNLLGHGVRIGTASDILAAGEGLESTLSVRMALPNMPVISALSANHLAALILPTGLQRLYIAADADEAGDMATANLIKRAGAVGIETIRLISLGGDFNEDLRKLGRDDLRTHLGQQLATADFSRLLSDEH; encoded by the coding sequence ATGAACAGCGCAGCATCCGAAATCGCACGACGGCTCGGCCGCGAGGCGGAGGCCGTCTGCCGCCATTACCTCTCCAACGGTCGCAAGCAGGGCCGCTACTGGATCGTCGGCGACATCGAGAACACGCCCGGACGCAGTCTTTATGTTCGCCTGACGGGACCAGCCCACGGTCCGGGCGCTGCCGGCAAATGGGCAGACGCCGCCACAGGCGAACATGGCGACCTGCTAGACCTCATTGCCGCTGCGCATCATTTGCAATCCTTCGGCGAGACGCTCGATGAGGCGCGACGATTCCTGAGCTTGCCACGCCCCGAACCGCCACAACGTGAGCGTCAATCCGCGCCCACCGGATCGCCGGAGGCTGCACGGCGCCTCTTCGCCATGGGAAGACCGGTCGGTGGAACGCTCGCCGAGCGCTATCTTCGTCGACGCGGTCTTTCCGGGCTTGGCGACGCGCCAGCGCTGCGATTTCATCCGTGCTGCTACTATTGGCGAGAAGGTCAGCCCAAGGACACCCCACCGGAGACCTGGCCTGCATTGCTCGCCAAGGTCACGGACGTGAACGGCAATCTCACCGGCGTTCACCGCACATGGCTCGATCCGGCGACGGCTCGCAAGGCGCCCCTCGATCCATCACGCAAGGCGATGGGGAACCTGCTCGGCCATGGCGTGCGGATCGGAACTGCGAGCGACATCCTCGCTGCTGGCGAAGGGCTGGAAAGCACGCTCTCCGTGCGCATGGCGTTGCCCAACATGCCCGTCATATCCGCGTTATCGGCCAATCATCTCGCCGCGCTGATCCTGCCGACCGGGCTTCAGCGTCTCTACATCGCTGCCGACGCCGACGAAGCAGGCGACATGGCCACCGCCAATCTGATCAAACGCGCAGGAGCCGTCGGTATCGAAACGATCCGGCTTATTTCTCTTGGCGGCGACTTCAACGAAGACCTCCGCAAGCTCGGACGGGACGACCTAAGGACGCATCTGGGTCAGCAACTGGCCACGGCCGATTTCTCACGGCTGCTTTCCGACGAACACTGA
- a CDS encoding DUF2493 domain-containing protein, with amino-acid sequence MTAETTEPMASSATAAVLEELQLYGYRPFADEPDPRPLPDADALQGAIADIFDALAATLEDTRLEPDVEDLLWSVTNLFHRTAARVDRDLDDNEQAQKRSQREQDGSEIRSVELEALTAQGTTLIERRNAYELMRDIAADHFETHIGQTWRPHSGSRISHRTLTAAMIDSRDYLSAKRRAEIEPLLPSGPRVAFSGGLDVTDHRAIWDALDRVKAKHADMVLLHGGSPKGAEKIAACWADNRKCQQIVFKPDWKRHGKAAPFKRNDALLEAMPIGLILFPGSGITDNLADKAKKLGVPLFDFRPKNNKAQAA; translated from the coding sequence ATGACCGCCGAGACCACCGAACCAATGGCCAGCTCCGCAACCGCGGCCGTACTCGAAGAATTGCAGCTTTACGGCTATCGGCCTTTCGCCGACGAACCCGACCCGAGACCCTTGCCCGATGCCGACGCCCTCCAGGGTGCGATAGCCGATATCTTCGACGCACTCGCCGCCACGCTGGAAGACACGCGTCTCGAACCGGATGTCGAAGACCTGCTCTGGTCCGTGACCAACCTGTTTCATCGCACAGCAGCCCGCGTCGACCGCGACCTCGACGACAACGAGCAGGCCCAGAAACGCTCGCAGCGCGAACAGGACGGGTCGGAAATTCGCTCGGTCGAACTTGAAGCCCTGACGGCGCAAGGAACCACGCTGATCGAGCGGCGCAACGCTTACGAGCTCATGCGCGATATCGCCGCCGACCACTTCGAGACCCATATCGGTCAGACCTGGCGACCGCACTCGGGATCACGGATCAGTCACCGGACGCTGACGGCGGCCATGATCGACAGCCGCGACTATCTCTCGGCGAAGCGGCGCGCGGAGATCGAACCCCTCCTGCCAAGCGGACCACGGGTTGCGTTCTCCGGCGGACTGGACGTCACCGACCATCGGGCGATCTGGGATGCGCTGGACCGTGTGAAGGCCAAGCACGCCGACATGGTGCTCCTGCATGGCGGATCGCCCAAAGGCGCCGAGAAGATCGCCGCGTGCTGGGCCGATAACCGCAAATGCCAGCAAATCGTCTTCAAGCCGGACTGGAAGCGCCACGGCAAGGCGGCGCCGTTCAAGCGCAACGACGCGCTTCTTGAGGCGATGCCCATCGGCCTCATCCTCTTTCCGGGGTCGGGAATTACGGACAATCTGGCAGACAAGGCCAAAAAGCTCGGCGTCCCGCTCTTCGATTTCAGGCCGAAGAACAACAAAGCGCAGGCAGCGTGA
- a CDS encoding DUF736 domain-containing protein, with the protein MATIGTFKKSANEYVGEIVTLSVQAKNVRIIPEEDRANDNAPSHRVFVGRVEIGAAWSKRSNEGRDYLSLKLDDPSFTAPIYANLFDDTVIEGEESYSLIWSRSRRQSGD; encoded by the coding sequence ATGGCCACCATCGGAACCTTCAAGAAGTCCGCCAACGAGTACGTCGGCGAAATCGTCACCCTCAGCGTTCAAGCGAAGAATGTAAGGATCATCCCGGAAGAGGATCGCGCGAACGACAACGCACCCAGCCACCGCGTCTTCGTCGGCCGAGTCGAGATCGGCGCCGCCTGGTCCAAGCGCTCGAATGAGGGCCGCGACTATCTGAGCCTCAAGCTCGACGATCCGAGTTTCACCGCTCCGATCTACGCCAACCTCTTCGACGACACCGTCATCGAAGGCGAAGAGAGCTACAGCCTTATCTGGTCGCGGTCACGCCGCCAGAGCGGCGATTGA
- a CDS encoding helix-turn-helix domain-containing protein encodes MDIREVFGANLQYFREKAGLSQAALADRMGVDRAHISAMERGQQNVTIITLWHVAEALDVKPAELLDDQRKSREA; translated from the coding sequence ATGGATATTCGGGAAGTATTTGGCGCGAACCTTCAGTATTTTAGGGAAAAAGCCGGCCTCAGCCAGGCCGCTCTGGCGGATAGGATGGGCGTTGACCGCGCTCATATAAGCGCGATGGAACGCGGGCAGCAGAACGTCACTATCATCACCCTCTGGCACGTGGCCGAGGCACTTGACGTCAAACCGGCCGAACTCTTGGACGATCAGCGGAAAAGCCGAGAGGCATGA
- a CDS encoding DNA -binding domain-containing protein → MPSRQHRIADAPPNDAAVTVYDRNHLKLYMRLLDASEAGATLEDVASLLLGIDANKEPERARQVHDSHLSRARWMTEQGYRDLLKNGLPAG, encoded by the coding sequence ATGCCCTCGAGACAGCACAGGATCGCCGACGCGCCACCGAACGATGCGGCTGTGACGGTCTATGATCGCAATCACCTGAAGCTCTATATGCGCCTGCTCGATGCAAGTGAGGCCGGTGCAACGCTTGAAGATGTGGCGTCGCTCTTGCTCGGTATCGACGCCAACAAGGAGCCGGAACGTGCGCGCCAGGTCCACGACAGTCATCTATCCCGCGCTCGTTGGATGACCGAACAAGGCTACCGAGATCTTCTCAAGAATGGTCTTCCCGCAGGTTGA
- a CDS encoding transcriptional regulator domain-containing protein — protein MPSDWRDDKQYDHFDDLGVSGLAWECLRRNSRYRDDYELMREGGGAPADWGLRFRCKPTAQRTQRSDFLASNRSTRRRSTDRCSSGRGLDLCQSSRAHRISEDRRRRDFLGSA, from the coding sequence ATGCCGTCAGATTGGCGCGACGACAAGCAGTATGATCACTTCGATGATCTCGGTGTCTCCGGGCTCGCTTGGGAATGCCTTCGTCGGAACTCGCGCTATCGTGATGACTACGAGCTAATGCGGGAGGGCGGCGGCGCTCCAGCAGACTGGGGGTTACGATTTCGCTGTAAACCCACAGCTCAACGCACTCAGCGCTCCGATTTTCTGGCTTCCAACCGCAGCACCCGCCGTCGTTCAACTGATCGATGCTCTTCCGGACGTGGGCTTGACCTCTGCCAATCCAGCCGCGCGCATCGCATATCAGAAGATCGACGACGACGGGATTTCTTGGGTTCGGCTTAA
- a CDS encoding DUF2285 domain-containing protein yields MTSANPAARIAYQKIDDDGISWVRLKNGVNLVGNLLSDRPVGLLLPLDDDWAVRLAAADRLYHQLVERDLHPPITRQRRERLKRALRTIDGRQRGASYRAVATVFFGAARVSAEPWKTSSLKAQIARLAAYGRMMIDHGYRNLLKGQSR; encoded by the coding sequence TTGACCTCTGCCAATCCAGCCGCGCGCATCGCATATCAGAAGATCGACGACGACGGGATTTCTTGGGTTCGGCTTAAAAACGGCGTTAATCTCGTTGGTAATTTGCTCAGTGATCGCCCCGTTGGCCTGCTACTTCCGCTAGATGACGACTGGGCAGTTCGGCTAGCCGCCGCTGATCGCCTATATCACCAACTTGTGGAGCGCGACCTGCATCCGCCTATCACGCGACAGCGACGCGAACGCCTGAAACGAGCCCTGCGAACAATCGACGGCCGCCAGCGCGGGGCCAGTTATCGCGCCGTCGCCACAGTCTTTTTTGGAGCCGCCCGCGTGTCCGCTGAGCCATGGAAGACCAGTTCGCTAAAGGCTCAAATCGCCCGCCTTGCTGCCTACGGACGAATGATGATCGATCATGGGTACAGGAATTTGCTGAAAGGGCAATCTCGGTAG